Proteins from a single region of Anthonomus grandis grandis chromosome 18, icAntGran1.3, whole genome shotgun sequence:
- the LOC126746777 gene encoding uncharacterized protein LOC126746777: MERNNATSTFDVTENAEKEKVTRKRKRDPSKWTRNVQKTLRMEGKEYRTQKGRPKKAKTVAEVKCRCHYKCNDIFSNETRHDIFNEFYNIKSEESRWNFIAKHVQRIPKKRSYVVQKEGSRRKFTLVYKLTARHTQHQVCQNFFLKTLQISSKKVLTALDKSSAHGVVKPDQRGKKSPLQKKSEATKDIIRSHIKKLPLISSHYCRSTTKREYLPTGLSENRIYLDYKDYCAELGVVPEKASFYKHIFTSEFNIGFHRPKKDQCDYCAGFKNKNDEEKIKMQDSMDAHLARKTEAREAKQIDKNRAKLDKSFLCFAVDMEKILLTPSLQVGKLYYTQKLKTFNFTVYNLGTAQAENFMWHEGVGTKGSSEIATCLWKLLNGFSPEVKEVTFYADTASGQNRNCINAAMFLRAVHLLPIEIINQKFMESGHSEMECDSVHSAIENRGNKIDIYTPEGWYTVAASELQKLSNHFTMLLK; the protein is encoded by the coding sequence ATGGAAAGAAACAATGCCACATCAACATTCGATGTCACCGAAAATGCAGAGAAGGAAAAGGTAACAAGAAAACGAAAACGTGACCCATCAAAATGGACCAGAAATGTCCAAAAAACTTTAAGAATGGAGGGAAAAGAATATCGGACACAGAAGGGAAGacctaaaaaagcaaaaacagtAGCAGAGGTAAAATGTAGATGTCATTACAAATGTAATGACATTTTTTCCAATGAAACGCGACATgatatttttaacgaattttataatataaaaagcgaAGAGTCAAGGTGGAACTTTATTGCTAAACATGTTCAGCGTATCCCAAAGAAGCGTTCATACGTTGTACAAAAAGAGGGTAGTCGAAGAAAGTTTACCTTAGTATATAAACTTACTGCAAGACATACACAACATCAAGTTTGTCAAAACTTTTTCCTTAAAACTCTACAAATTTCGAGTAAAAAGGTACTTACAGCACTGGATAAAAGTTCTGCACATGGAGTCGTTAAGCCAGATCAAAGGGGCAAGAAATCACCACtgcaaaaaaaatctgaagcaACCAAAGACATAATAAGATctcacattaaaaaattacccttaATTTCTTCACATTACTGTAGAAGCACAACAAAGAGGGAATATCTCCCTACAGGATTATCtgaaaatagaatatatttagattataaagaTTATTGTGCAGAGCTTGGAGTAGTACCAGAAAAAGCTAGCTTTTATAAGCATATTTTTACCTCGGAGTTCAATATTGGTTTCCATCGGCCTAAAAAAGATCAATGTGATTATTGTGCcgggtttaaaaacaaaaatgatgaGGAAAAGATAAAAATGCAAGACAGTATGGATGCACACTTGGCCCGAAAAACAGAGGCTAGAGAAGCAAAACAAATCGACAAAAATCGTGCAAAACTTGACAagagttttttgtgttttgccgTAGATATGGAGAAAATTCTTTTAACGCCTTCATTACAAGTAGGAAAGTTATACTATACCCAAAAACTAAAGACATTTAACTTTACCGTATATAATTTGGGGACTGCACAAGCTGAAAATTTTATGTGGCATGAGGGGGTTGGCACCAAAGGTTCGTCAGAGATCGCAACCTGTTTGTGGAAACTTTTAAATGGCTTTAGCCCTGAAGTAAAAGAAGTTACATTCTATGCTGACACAGCATCGGGACAAAACCGTAACTGCATTAATGCTGCCATGTTTTTACGAGCTGTACATTTGCTTCcgattgaaattattaaccaaaaatttatggAGTCAGGACACTCTGAAATGGAATGTGACAGCGTTCATTCTGCCATTGAAAACCGtggtaataaaatcgatatttacACCCCAGAGGGTTGGTACACAGTAGCTGCATCAGAACTGCAAAAACTAAGCAACCATTTTACAATGTTACTGAAATGA